The following coding sequences are from one Arthrobacter sp. PvP023 window:
- a CDS encoding SRPBCC domain-containing protein, translating into MDNLFSHAFPADEAPDPVDGLDAVVHTVVVPGPVSKAFIGFTEHTHLWWPLEDHSVFGTGSYVEFEENLVMETADDGRTAVWGMIDDWQPPLSFHASWHPGTTALWATELRVAFRAVDGGTGLRLVHDGWEGAENPAVTRAEYDAGWPDVLARFARFMGGVVG; encoded by the coding sequence ATGGATAACCTCTTCAGCCACGCATTCCCTGCGGACGAAGCACCCGATCCCGTGGATGGCCTCGACGCCGTGGTGCACACTGTGGTGGTGCCCGGTCCGGTCTCCAAGGCGTTCATTGGGTTCACCGAACACACCCACCTCTGGTGGCCGCTCGAGGACCACAGTGTCTTCGGTACGGGTTCTTACGTGGAGTTCGAAGAGAACCTGGTCATGGAAACCGCGGATGATGGCCGGACCGCGGTGTGGGGAATGATCGACGACTGGCAGCCGCCGTTGTCTTTCCATGCCAGCTGGCACCCGGGGACCACTGCGTTGTGGGCTACCGAGCTCCGCGTGGCTTTTAGGGCAGTGGACGGCGGCACAGGGCTTCGCCTCGTCCACGACGGCTGGGAGGGTGCCGAAAACCCTGCCGTAACACGCGCTGAATACGATGCCGGCTGGCCGGACGTACTGGCCCGCTTTGCCCGGTTCATGGGTGGTGTAGTTGGCTAG
- a CDS encoding GNAT family N-acetyltransferase: protein MAEGEWASLRAVRLEMLADTPTAYVESLASAQAQTEGQWRSRAAAMTAPGSVTFVAEDGSRTNVFCGLMRVVVKHSQEPNRQRQAMLISVYVAVPYRGSGLADEMLGRSVEAAAGELECGLLQLGVHEDNTRALAFYARHGFGDTGRREAYALDPGKKEIIMERELYSRAPAA, encoded by the coding sequence ATGGCTGAGGGGGAGTGGGCATCCTTGCGCGCCGTGAGGCTGGAAATGCTGGCCGATACCCCAACGGCTTACGTTGAATCCCTGGCGTCCGCCCAGGCGCAGACCGAGGGCCAATGGCGGAGCCGCGCCGCTGCGATGACCGCTCCCGGAAGTGTGACGTTCGTTGCTGAGGACGGTTCGAGGACCAATGTGTTCTGTGGCCTGATGCGTGTGGTGGTGAAGCATTCCCAGGAGCCTAATCGGCAGCGCCAAGCCATGCTCATTAGTGTTTATGTGGCCGTACCGTATCGGGGAAGCGGCCTCGCCGACGAGATGCTCGGCAGGTCGGTCGAGGCCGCAGCAGGTGAGCTTGAGTGCGGACTGCTGCAGCTCGGCGTCCACGAAGACAATACCCGTGCCCTGGCTTTCTACGCGCGCCACGGCTTCGGTGACACGGGGCGGCGGGAAGCCTATGCGCTCGATCCCGGGAAGAAAGAGATCATCATGGAGCGGGAGCTGTACTCGCGCGCGCCGGCCGCCTAG
- the treS gene encoding maltose alpha-D-glucosyltransferase, translated as MSFSPQNPSQHFTPKGTFELNAPGLQHDPLWYRKAVFYEVLVRGFADGNGDGSGDFHGLIEKLDYLQWLGVDCLWLPPFFQSPLRDGGYDISDYNSVLDEFGTISDFKRLVAEAHARGVRVIIDLPLNHTSDQHPWFQESRKDPDGPFGDFYVWSDTDEKYQDARIIFVDTEESNWTFDPIRRQFFWHRFFSHQPDLNFENPKVIDALFDVVRFWLDQGIDGFRADAIPYLFEEEGTNCENLPATHDFLRKLRKMVDENYPGRVIIAEANQPPVEVVEYFGTEEEPECHMAFHFPIMPRLYYALRDQKAAPIIETMKDTPDIPEGAQWGTFLRNHDELTLEMVTADERAAMLGWYAPDPRMRANIGIRRRLAPLLDNSRSEIELINALLLSLPGSPFLYYGDEIGMGDNIWLEDRDAVRTPMQWNPDRNAGFSHADPGKLYLPVIQSLVYNYGMANVEAEAAHSGSLLRWTRQILSVRKNHPAFGLGTFKHVEADHDVVLAYLRELGPDNAAGEDAESILCAFNLSQHPVATTLRIPQYAGRGLRDVFGGQPFPAIGDDGRLTLTLGSHDFFWLRIRSAASNPASPFTQAMPVLSIEG; from the coding sequence GTGAGTTTTAGTCCGCAGAACCCGAGCCAGCATTTCACCCCCAAGGGCACGTTCGAACTCAACGCCCCCGGCCTGCAACACGATCCCCTGTGGTACCGCAAAGCAGTGTTTTACGAAGTCCTGGTCCGCGGCTTTGCAGACGGAAACGGCGACGGGTCGGGCGATTTCCACGGGCTCATCGAAAAACTGGACTACCTGCAGTGGCTGGGCGTCGACTGCCTCTGGCTGCCGCCGTTCTTCCAGTCGCCGCTCCGTGACGGTGGCTACGACATCTCGGACTACAACTCTGTCCTGGACGAGTTCGGCACCATCAGCGACTTCAAGCGGCTCGTGGCCGAAGCCCACGCCCGCGGCGTGCGCGTGATCATCGACCTGCCGCTGAACCACACCTCGGACCAGCACCCGTGGTTCCAGGAGTCCCGCAAGGACCCTGACGGACCGTTCGGCGACTTCTACGTCTGGAGCGATACCGACGAGAAGTACCAGGATGCCCGCATCATCTTCGTGGACACCGAAGAATCCAACTGGACCTTCGACCCCATCCGGCGGCAGTTCTTCTGGCACCGGTTCTTCAGCCACCAGCCCGACCTGAACTTTGAGAACCCGAAGGTCATCGACGCTCTTTTCGACGTCGTCCGGTTCTGGCTGGATCAGGGGATCGACGGTTTCCGCGCAGACGCCATCCCGTACCTGTTCGAGGAAGAGGGCACCAACTGCGAGAACCTGCCCGCCACTCACGATTTCCTGCGCAAGCTGCGGAAGATGGTGGACGAGAACTACCCGGGCAGGGTCATCATTGCCGAGGCCAACCAGCCGCCGGTCGAGGTAGTGGAGTACTTCGGCACCGAGGAAGAACCCGAGTGCCACATGGCCTTCCACTTCCCGATCATGCCGCGCCTCTACTACGCGCTGCGGGACCAGAAAGCGGCGCCCATCATCGAGACGATGAAGGACACCCCTGACATTCCCGAAGGCGCCCAGTGGGGAACCTTCCTGCGCAACCACGACGAACTCACTCTGGAAATGGTCACTGCCGACGAACGCGCGGCCATGCTCGGCTGGTACGCACCGGACCCCCGCATGCGAGCCAACATTGGCATCCGCCGCAGGCTGGCACCACTGCTGGATAATTCCCGGTCCGAGATTGAGCTCATCAATGCCCTGCTGCTTTCGCTGCCAGGGAGCCCGTTCCTGTATTACGGCGATGAAATCGGCATGGGCGACAACATCTGGCTTGAGGACCGCGACGCCGTCCGCACCCCCATGCAGTGGAACCCGGACCGCAATGCGGGCTTCTCGCACGCGGATCCGGGCAAGCTCTACCTGCCGGTCATCCAGTCGCTGGTGTACAACTACGGCATGGCCAATGTGGAGGCCGAGGCCGCGCACTCCGGCTCGCTGCTCCGGTGGACCCGGCAGATCCTCAGCGTCCGGAAGAACCACCCCGCTTTCGGGCTTGGCACGTTCAAGCACGTCGAGGCGGATCACGACGTCGTGCTTGCCTACCTGCGGGAGCTGGGCCCGGACAACGCGGCGGGTGAAGACGCCGAATCGATCCTGTGCGCCTTCAACCTCTCGCAGCATCCCGTGGCCACCACGCTGCGGATTCCGCAGTATGCCGGCCGCGGCCTCCGGGACGTTTTCGGCGGCCAGCCGTTCCCGGCCATCGGCGACGACGGACGTCTTACGCTGACGCTCGGCAGCCACGATTTCTTCTGGCTGCGGATCCGATCCGCTGCTTCCAACCCGGCCTCGCCGTTTACCCAGGCCATGCCGGTCCTGTCCATCGAAGGCTGA
- a CDS encoding 1,4-alpha-glucan branching enzyme, with amino-acid sequence MTQSTLHPSLAELLRGWLPRQRWFPVKTGDFTLSPVGGVRLDDGSGEVGLEVFLAAVTYSTADGGSRTDVVQVPLSYRVEPLTGKEAALVGEGGDAAHERRWIYDAVHDPVFVSAWLELMRSGGTSPEGKAVGHLVPSDYRLPTATGTVKVLSGEQSNSSVIVDDGGSAAIVKFFRVLSEGRNPEVEIGAALTQAGTSEVPATLGWVTGEWQDPLDAAADNPRTVEGELAVAHEFLAGGRDAWRLAVDAASSGTDFTSEAHSLGVATATVHRRLAEALGLAAESAPGKDIAPGVAQRVRQSWAEAGRAVGQYDDALAGLLTQLEGSNAGALQRIHGDLHLGQILQVPGHPGEPERWAILDFEGEPLRPIAERNFPDVPLRDVVGMLRSFDYAAGAAEREREGVHVPGSWVDDCAEAFLAGYGEITPGTIDRGSPLFVALWLDKALYEVVYELRNRPGWLDIPVNASRRLLSSTGSGASAGAAAEGNKMTGSARTDRPGSPLQVDAETLAKVASGEYHAPHSVLGAHLDDHGHVTVRTVKHLASAVSVVTAAGSVPMTHEADGVWAAVLEPLQPGHVPDYRLEVTYEGVPPQATDDPYHYLPTVGEVDLHLIGEGRHEKLWEVLGAHVQHYKSSLGDVDGVSFAVWAPNAQAVRVKGDFNAWDGRENSMRSLGSSGVWELFIPGVLAGACYKFEIKTKAGHWVEKADPLAFGTEVPPLTASRVVESAYAFKDEDWMAARAERDPHNSPMSVYEVHLGSWRLGLGYRELAKELVEYVKWLGFTHVEFMPVAEHPFGGSWGYQVTSYFAPTSRFGHPDEFRFLVDALHQEGIGVLLDWVPAHFPKDAWALAQFDGEPLYEHADPNLGEHPDWGTLIFDFGRTEVRNFLVSNALYWLDEFHIDGLRVDAVASMLYLDYSREEGQWQPNRYGGRENLEAISFLQEANATVYKTHPGAVMIAEESTAFPGVTAPTSVGGLGFGLKWNMGWMHDSLKYTSEDPINRKWHHGTVTFSLVYAFTENFLLPISHDEVVHGKGSMLRKMPGDRWQQLANLRAFLAYQWAHPGKQLIFMGTEFGQEAEWSEQHGLDWYLADIPAHRGVQLLTKDLNELYSSTPALYERDNEPGGFQWINGGDADRNVLSFIRWDTDGNPLVCAINFSGGPHQGYTLGVPAAGAWQEVLNTDHSSYGGSGVLNQGALTASTEGQDGQPATLTVTLPPLGAAFFKLAS; translated from the coding sequence ATGACCCAATCCACACTCCACCCCTCTCTCGCCGAACTGCTCCGCGGCTGGCTGCCGCGCCAGCGCTGGTTCCCCGTCAAGACGGGTGACTTCACGCTGTCACCCGTCGGCGGGGTGCGCCTGGACGACGGCAGCGGCGAGGTGGGCCTTGAGGTGTTCCTCGCGGCTGTCACCTATTCCACGGCCGACGGCGGCAGCCGCACCGATGTTGTACAGGTCCCGCTCAGCTATCGCGTTGAACCCCTGACCGGCAAGGAGGCGGCGCTGGTCGGCGAGGGCGGCGACGCCGCCCATGAACGGCGCTGGATCTACGACGCCGTCCATGACCCCGTGTTTGTCTCGGCGTGGCTGGAACTGATGCGAAGCGGCGGGACCTCGCCGGAAGGAAAGGCCGTTGGCCACCTCGTGCCCTCCGACTACCGGCTGCCCACCGCCACCGGGACCGTGAAGGTCCTCTCCGGTGAGCAGTCAAACAGTTCGGTGATAGTGGACGACGGCGGCTCCGCGGCGATCGTCAAATTCTTCCGTGTGCTGTCCGAAGGACGGAATCCGGAAGTGGAAATCGGTGCTGCCCTCACCCAGGCCGGGACCTCCGAAGTGCCCGCCACTCTCGGCTGGGTCACGGGCGAGTGGCAAGATCCGCTGGACGCCGCCGCGGACAATCCGCGGACCGTTGAAGGCGAACTGGCTGTCGCCCATGAGTTTCTGGCCGGCGGCCGGGACGCCTGGCGGCTGGCCGTCGATGCCGCAAGTTCCGGCACTGACTTCACTTCCGAAGCCCATTCCCTGGGCGTAGCAACCGCGACAGTGCACCGCCGCCTGGCAGAGGCGCTGGGCCTGGCTGCGGAATCCGCGCCGGGAAAGGACATAGCTCCCGGAGTAGCCCAGCGCGTACGTCAGTCGTGGGCGGAAGCCGGTCGCGCCGTCGGGCAGTACGACGACGCGCTTGCCGGCCTGCTCACGCAGCTGGAAGGGAGCAACGCCGGGGCGCTGCAGCGGATCCACGGTGACCTCCACCTGGGGCAGATCCTGCAGGTGCCGGGGCACCCGGGGGAGCCGGAACGCTGGGCCATCCTGGACTTCGAAGGTGAGCCGCTGAGGCCCATCGCGGAACGCAACTTCCCTGACGTGCCGCTGCGCGACGTCGTCGGCATGCTGCGGTCCTTCGACTATGCCGCCGGTGCCGCCGAACGCGAGCGGGAAGGCGTGCATGTACCCGGTTCGTGGGTGGACGACTGCGCCGAAGCGTTCCTTGCGGGGTATGGCGAAATTACGCCCGGGACCATTGACCGCGGCTCGCCCCTGTTTGTGGCATTGTGGCTGGACAAGGCGTTGTATGAAGTTGTTTATGAGTTGCGGAACAGGCCCGGATGGCTGGACATTCCGGTGAATGCCTCACGACGTCTCCTCAGCAGTACAGGTTCCGGCGCTTCAGCCGGAGCCGCAGCGGAAGGTAACAAAATGACAGGCTCAGCACGTACAGACCGGCCCGGTTCGCCCCTCCAGGTGGACGCGGAGACGCTTGCAAAGGTGGCGTCAGGCGAATACCACGCCCCGCACTCCGTGCTGGGCGCGCACCTTGACGACCACGGTCATGTCACCGTCCGCACCGTGAAGCACCTTGCCTCCGCCGTGTCCGTGGTGACCGCCGCCGGGTCGGTACCCATGACGCACGAGGCCGACGGCGTCTGGGCTGCCGTGCTCGAACCCCTCCAGCCGGGCCACGTTCCCGACTACCGGCTGGAAGTAACCTACGAGGGTGTGCCTCCGCAGGCTACGGACGATCCGTACCACTACCTGCCCACGGTCGGTGAAGTGGACCTGCACCTGATCGGTGAAGGCCGCCACGAGAAGCTGTGGGAAGTCCTGGGCGCGCACGTCCAGCACTACAAGTCTTCGCTCGGCGACGTGGACGGCGTTTCGTTCGCCGTGTGGGCGCCGAATGCACAGGCTGTCAGGGTCAAGGGTGACTTCAACGCCTGGGACGGCCGGGAAAACTCGATGCGCTCCCTAGGCTCATCCGGCGTCTGGGAACTCTTCATCCCGGGCGTTTTAGCAGGGGCGTGCTACAAGTTTGAAATCAAGACCAAAGCCGGCCACTGGGTGGAAAAAGCCGACCCCCTGGCATTCGGAACCGAGGTCCCGCCGCTCACGGCGTCGCGTGTCGTTGAGTCCGCATACGCCTTCAAAGACGAGGACTGGATGGCGGCCCGCGCCGAGCGGGACCCGCACAATTCGCCGATGAGCGTGTACGAGGTCCACCTTGGATCCTGGCGGCTCGGGCTGGGGTACCGGGAGCTGGCCAAGGAACTCGTGGAGTACGTCAAGTGGCTCGGCTTCACCCACGTGGAGTTCATGCCGGTGGCGGAGCACCCCTTCGGCGGCTCGTGGGGCTATCAGGTGACGTCCTACTTCGCTCCCACGTCCAGGTTCGGCCACCCCGACGAATTCAGGTTCCTCGTGGATGCCCTGCACCAGGAAGGAATCGGCGTCCTTCTTGACTGGGTGCCGGCCCACTTCCCCAAGGACGCATGGGCCCTGGCCCAGTTCGACGGCGAGCCATTGTACGAGCACGCCGACCCTAACCTTGGCGAGCACCCCGACTGGGGCACGCTGATCTTCGACTTCGGCCGGACGGAAGTCCGCAACTTCCTGGTATCCAATGCGCTCTACTGGCTGGACGAGTTCCACATCGACGGCCTCCGGGTGGATGCCGTGGCATCGATGCTGTACCTCGACTACTCACGCGAGGAAGGCCAGTGGCAGCCCAACAGGTACGGCGGCCGCGAGAACCTTGAGGCCATCTCCTTCCTGCAGGAAGCGAACGCTACGGTCTACAAGACCCACCCGGGCGCTGTGATGATCGCGGAGGAGTCCACCGCATTCCCCGGCGTGACCGCCCCGACCAGCGTCGGCGGCCTGGGCTTCGGCCTCAAATGGAACATGGGCTGGATGCACGACTCGCTCAAGTACACATCCGAAGATCCGATCAACCGCAAGTGGCACCACGGAACGGTGACCTTCTCGCTGGTATACGCATTCACGGAAAACTTCCTGCTGCCCATCAGTCACGACGAAGTTGTGCACGGCAAAGGCTCCATGCTCCGGAAAATGCCCGGTGACCGCTGGCAGCAGCTGGCCAACCTCCGTGCGTTCCTGGCGTACCAGTGGGCTCATCCCGGCAAGCAGCTGATCTTCATGGGCACTGAATTCGGCCAGGAAGCGGAATGGTCCGAACAGCACGGCCTGGACTGGTACTTGGCGGACATCCCCGCGCACCGCGGCGTCCAGCTGCTCACCAAGGACCTGAACGAGCTCTACTCATCGACTCCGGCACTTTACGAACGGGACAACGAACCGGGCGGATTCCAGTGGATCAACGGTGGGGACGCCGACCGCAACGTCCTGTCGTTTATCCGGTGGGATACCGATGGCAATCCGCTGGTGTGCGCGATCAACTTCTCCGGCGGCCCGCACCAGGGCTACACCCTGGGCGTACCTGCGGCGGGGGCCTGGCAGGAAGTCCTCAACACGGACCACTCCAGCTACGGCGGTTCGGGAGTGCTGAACCAAGGCGCACTCACGGCTAGCACCGAGGGGCAGGACGGCCAGCCGGCGACGCTGACCGTTACGCTGCCTCCGCTCGGCGCCGCGTTCTTCAAGCTGGCCAGCTGA
- a CDS encoding alpha-1,4-glucan--maltose-1-phosphate maltosyltransferase, translating into MTTNTRTSAGSSKKPKALITEGLQFGRFPITAVQPVVDGGRFPAKALPGEGLVVGATAFREGHDQLGVSAVLFDPKGKERQRVRLAPPRGDRGKGTDRWEGIITPTGTGNWSFAIEAWHDRYGTWHHNAEVKVEAGIDVELMLAEGAALLSQAAEDPARPSADRRTLRTAVVVLSNTSLSPEERLAAGFGSEVTDVVERQPIRELVTVSERFPLLVERDLAGRGAWYEFFPRSEGAVRNHTTGEWQSGTFQTAAKRLDAVAEMGFDVIYMPPIHPIGIQHRKGPNNTLIAGPHDPGSPWAIGAKEGGHDAIHPDLGTFEDFDAFVARARELGLEVALDLALQAAPDHPWVESHPEWFTTRVDGSIAYAENPPKKYQDIFPLNFDNDPEGLSKEILRIVLLWVSHGVKIFRVDNPHTKPVWFWEWLIAKVNKKHPEVVFLAEAFTRPAMMHALGRAGFQQSYTYFTWRNTKTELEEYFTEVSQKSPAYFRPNFFVNTPDILTEYLQYGGPAAFKIRAALAATASPLWGVYAGYELYEHVARPGAEEYIDNEKFEYKARDWDAAAESGRTLAPYLTRLNEIRHTHPALGDLQNLTLHHSTDDATIVYSKHKTLPDGTKDTLIIVVNVDPHSTRESTVSLDLAALDLDPADLTHNGGFRVDDLLTGESWEWGEYNYVRLDAHVEPAHILNIRR; encoded by the coding sequence GTGACGACTAATACGCGAACCAGTGCCGGATCCAGCAAAAAGCCTAAGGCCCTGATCACGGAAGGCCTGCAGTTTGGCAGGTTCCCGATCACCGCCGTACAGCCAGTAGTGGACGGAGGTAGGTTTCCGGCGAAGGCGCTGCCCGGTGAAGGGCTCGTAGTCGGCGCGACGGCATTCCGCGAAGGGCACGATCAGCTCGGAGTCAGCGCGGTGCTGTTTGATCCCAAAGGCAAGGAGCGTCAGCGCGTTCGGCTGGCGCCGCCCCGCGGCGACCGCGGCAAGGGGACCGACAGGTGGGAAGGCATCATCACGCCGACCGGTACCGGCAACTGGTCGTTCGCCATCGAGGCATGGCATGACCGGTACGGGACCTGGCACCACAACGCCGAGGTCAAGGTCGAGGCGGGCATCGACGTCGAACTGATGCTGGCCGAAGGTGCCGCACTGCTGTCCCAGGCGGCCGAAGACCCTGCCCGTCCGTCCGCCGACAGGCGGACCCTGCGAACCGCCGTCGTGGTCCTGTCGAACACGTCGCTGTCCCCGGAGGAGCGGCTCGCTGCCGGATTCGGATCCGAGGTGACTGACGTCGTCGAACGCCAGCCCATCCGCGAACTGGTCACAGTCTCGGAACGCTTCCCCCTTCTCGTGGAACGCGATCTGGCCGGCCGCGGCGCCTGGTACGAGTTCTTCCCCCGGTCCGAGGGTGCCGTCCGCAACCACACCACCGGGGAGTGGCAGTCAGGCACGTTCCAGACTGCTGCGAAACGGCTCGACGCAGTCGCGGAAATGGGTTTCGACGTCATCTACATGCCGCCCATCCACCCGATCGGCATCCAGCACCGCAAGGGACCCAACAACACACTGATTGCCGGACCGCACGATCCCGGTTCGCCCTGGGCCATCGGTGCCAAGGAAGGCGGCCACGACGCCATCCACCCGGACCTCGGCACTTTCGAGGACTTTGACGCCTTCGTGGCCCGCGCCCGGGAACTCGGCCTCGAGGTTGCCCTGGACCTTGCCTTGCAGGCGGCCCCGGACCACCCGTGGGTGGAGTCGCACCCGGAATGGTTCACCACCCGCGTTGACGGCAGCATCGCCTACGCCGAGAACCCGCCGAAGAAGTACCAGGACATTTTCCCGTTGAACTTCGACAACGATCCCGAGGGCCTGTCCAAGGAGATTCTTCGGATCGTGCTGCTCTGGGTGAGCCACGGCGTCAAGATCTTCCGGGTGGACAACCCGCACACCAAGCCGGTGTGGTTCTGGGAATGGCTGATTGCCAAGGTCAACAAGAAGCACCCCGAGGTTGTCTTCCTCGCGGAGGCCTTCACCCGGCCGGCCATGATGCACGCGCTGGGACGTGCCGGTTTCCAGCAGTCGTACACGTACTTCACCTGGCGGAACACCAAGACGGAGCTTGAGGAGTACTTCACCGAAGTCAGCCAGAAGTCCCCGGCATATTTCCGGCCGAACTTCTTCGTGAACACACCGGACATCCTGACCGAGTACCTGCAGTACGGCGGTCCGGCCGCGTTCAAGATCCGTGCCGCCTTGGCAGCAACGGCCAGCCCGCTCTGGGGCGTCTACGCCGGCTACGAACTCTACGAGCATGTGGCCCGGCCCGGCGCCGAGGAATACATCGACAACGAGAAGTTCGAATACAAGGCCCGCGACTGGGACGCTGCGGCGGAATCCGGCCGGACGTTGGCTCCGTACCTCACCCGGCTCAACGAAATCCGCCACACCCACCCGGCGCTGGGGGACCTGCAGAACCTGACGCTGCACCACAGCACCGATGACGCCACGATCGTCTACTCGAAGCACAAGACGCTTCCGGATGGCACCAAGGACACCCTGATCATCGTGGTGAACGTCGACCCGCACAGCACCCGGGAGAGCACCGTTTCCCTGGATCTGGCCGCACTTGACCTCGACCCGGCCGACCTCACGCATAACGGCGGCTTCAGGGTGGATGATTTGCTGACCGGCGAGAGCTGGGAATGGGGCGAATACAACTACGTGCGGCTTGACGCCCACGTGGAGCCGGCACACATCCTGAACATCCGGAGGTAG
- a CDS encoding LacI family DNA-binding transcriptional regulator codes for MPGIKDVAERAGLSIATVSRALSGKGNVSARSRERAQAAAAELGFVLSYHASSLASGRNHNVGVVVPSVHRWFFSSVVEGVSATLLDAGYDLTLYNVSEGPDRRHSVLNDFLLRKRVDAVIAVSLELSEAEIRQLLAIHRPIVGIGGPLPGASTIRINDPGIAEAATSHLIRLGHTRIAHMTGDASYQQDFRLPGTRQGGFEKAMAAAGVPVRPEWQVSADFTIQGAYASARQLLGGTSERPTAVFAASDEMAIGTILAARDFGLRIPYDLSVIGIDGHELGEVFGLTTFDQDARGQGALAVRLLLAGLEDAADGGATDTEFPTNFVVRSSTSVPPADAAQR; via the coding sequence ATGCCCGGCATCAAGGACGTAGCTGAGCGAGCGGGCCTGTCCATCGCTACTGTGTCACGGGCACTCAGCGGCAAAGGGAATGTGTCCGCCCGCAGCCGCGAACGTGCGCAGGCGGCCGCAGCCGAACTCGGTTTCGTCTTGTCGTACCACGCCTCCAGCCTGGCATCAGGCCGGAACCACAATGTGGGTGTTGTTGTCCCTTCCGTCCACCGCTGGTTTTTCTCCTCGGTGGTGGAAGGGGTTTCGGCCACATTGCTCGACGCCGGGTACGACCTGACCCTGTACAACGTCAGTGAAGGGCCTGACCGCCGGCACAGCGTCTTGAACGACTTCCTGCTGCGAAAACGCGTGGATGCGGTCATTGCGGTGTCACTCGAACTCAGTGAAGCCGAAATACGGCAACTGCTCGCCATCCACCGCCCGATCGTGGGAATCGGCGGCCCCTTGCCCGGTGCCTCCACGATCAGGATTAACGACCCGGGAATCGCCGAAGCAGCAACCAGCCACCTCATCAGGCTGGGGCACACCCGGATCGCCCACATGACCGGCGACGCCTCCTACCAGCAGGATTTCCGGCTCCCCGGAACGCGTCAAGGCGGCTTCGAGAAAGCCATGGCGGCTGCCGGGGTTCCCGTCCGTCCGGAATGGCAGGTCTCCGCCGACTTCACCATCCAGGGCGCCTACGCGAGTGCCCGGCAATTGCTCGGGGGCACGTCCGAACGCCCCACGGCGGTGTTCGCGGCTTCAGACGAGATGGCCATCGGAACCATCCTGGCCGCACGGGACTTCGGTCTGCGGATCCCCTATGACCTGTCCGTCATTGGAATCGACGGACATGAGCTTGGTGAAGTATTCGGCCTCACCACCTTCGACCAGGACGCCCGTGGACAGGGAGCCTTGGCGGTCCGTCTCCTGCTGGCGGGCCTTGAGGACGCAGCCGACGGCGGTGCAACCGATACGGAGTTCCCCACGAACTTCGTGGTCAGGTCCAGCACCTCCGTGCCACCGGCAGACGCTGCGCAGCGCTGA